One Pseudonocardia sediminis DNA window includes the following coding sequences:
- a CDS encoding Pr6Pr family membrane protein produces the protein MNDVTGAAGRPRLRGVLRVVIVAAVLLALLLVETTSRSGVLWRLTTFTYQVNVLAAVFYAWSLFSARADARPGLRGAVVLYVVVAGLVWNVFLTDQSMGYTPANVLLHVVMPVLALTDWLLVGRSQGDVRWWQPIAWLAYPVAYLGLALAVLNEAGRRAPYYFLDPDSVGTAAVVGNIGLLALGFVGLGYVITALGRASVAARARVPEPVA, from the coding sequence ATGAACGACGTGACCGGCGCCGCCGGCAGGCCGAGGCTGCGCGGGGTCCTGCGGGTGGTGATCGTGGCCGCGGTGCTTCTGGCGCTCCTGCTGGTCGAGACGACGTCGCGGTCGGGGGTGCTGTGGCGGCTGACCACGTTCACCTACCAGGTCAACGTGCTGGCGGCGGTGTTCTACGCGTGGTCCCTGTTCTCCGCCCGGGCCGACGCGCGGCCCGGTCTGCGCGGTGCCGTGGTGCTCTACGTCGTCGTCGCGGGTCTGGTGTGGAACGTGTTCCTGACCGACCAGAGCATGGGCTACACCCCGGCGAACGTCCTGCTGCACGTCGTGATGCCGGTGCTGGCGTTGACCGACTGGCTGCTGGTGGGCCGCAGCCAGGGCGACGTCCGGTGGTGGCAGCCGATCGCCTGGCTCGCCTACCCGGTGGCCTACCTGGGGCTCGCGCTGGCCGTGCTCAACGAGGCCGGACGGCGGGCGCCGTACTACTTCCTCGACCCGGACTCGGTCGGCACGGCCGCGGTCGTCGGCAACATCGGCCTCCTCGCGCTGGGTTTCGTCGGGCTCGGGTACGTGATCACGGCACTGGGCCGGGCCTCCGTGGCGGCCCGCGCGAGAGTCCCCGAGCCGGTCGCCTGA